A genomic stretch from Achromobacter spanius includes:
- the sugE gene encoding quaternary ammonium compound efflux SMR transporter SugE, whose product MTWIILVLAGLFEIVWAVGLKYTHGFTRLWPSLITAGGMAISVWLLAVAMKTLPLGTAYAVWVGIGTVGAFVAGIVLFGESTSWMRIVSVALIVLGLIGLKLSSA is encoded by the coding sequence ATGACCTGGATCATCCTGGTGCTCGCGGGCCTGTTTGAAATCGTCTGGGCCGTGGGCCTGAAATACACCCATGGCTTCACCCGCCTGTGGCCGTCCCTGATTACGGCGGGCGGCATGGCCATCAGCGTCTGGCTGCTGGCCGTGGCCATGAAGACCCTGCCGCTGGGCACCGCCTACGCCGTCTGGGTAGGCATCGGCACCGTGGGCGCCTTTGTGGCCGGCATCGTGCTGTTCGGCGAATCCACCAGTTGGATGCGCATCGTCAGCGTGGCGTTGATCGTGCTGGGCTTGATCGGCCTGAAACTGTCTTCGGCGTAA
- the panD gene encoding aspartate 1-decarboxylase, with protein sequence MQRIMLRAKLHRVTVTEADLHYEGSCGIDEDLLDAAGMREFERIELYNVTNGERFDTYIIKAARGSGAISLNGAAARRAQVGDLLIICTYGPMSEEDSATHKPQVVLVDDANRVKEIRKFPA encoded by the coding sequence ATGCAACGCATCATGCTGCGGGCAAAGCTACACCGCGTCACGGTCACCGAAGCCGACCTTCATTACGAAGGCTCTTGCGGCATCGACGAAGACCTGCTGGACGCTGCCGGCATGCGCGAGTTCGAACGCATCGAACTCTACAACGTCACCAACGGCGAACGTTTCGACACATACATCATCAAGGCGGCCCGCGGCAGCGGCGCCATCTCGTTGAACGGCGCCGCGGCGCGCCGGGCCCAGGTTGGCGATTTGTTGATCATCTGCACCTACGGCCCGATGTCCGAAGAAGACTCCGCCACCCACAAGCCGCAAGTGGTGTTGGTGGATGACGCAAACCGCGTCAAGGAAATCCGCAAGTTCCCGGCCTGA
- a CDS encoding CDP-6-deoxy-delta-3,4-glucoseen reductase yields the protein MSFQVIIQPSKHQFPVEPGQTVLDGALAAGIVLPYSCRNGACSTCKGKVVSGEFDAGQYPAQILSPEELADGYTLFCQARPESDMVVESTEVRLASDIQIRKLPSRVQTLERVAPDVTVIKLQLPASEQFRYYAGQYIEVILKDGRRRSYSMAGAPHTGSPLELHIRHMPGGLFTDHVFGAGDTQMKEREILRLEGPFGSFFLREDSDKPIVLLASGTGFAPVKAIVEHMIHKNISRPVTLYWGGRRPQDLYMDALAQSWSGLLPNFSYVPVVSNAVPEDGWTGRTGFVHEAVMHDIADLSGHQVYACGTPLMVDAARREFSVQNGLPPEEFYADAFTSEADLAKAAS from the coding sequence ATGAGCTTCCAGGTCATCATCCAACCCAGCAAGCATCAATTCCCGGTCGAGCCCGGCCAGACCGTGCTCGACGGCGCCTTGGCCGCAGGCATCGTGCTGCCCTATAGCTGTCGCAACGGCGCGTGCTCCACGTGCAAGGGCAAAGTGGTGTCCGGGGAGTTCGACGCCGGGCAGTATCCCGCCCAGATCCTGTCGCCCGAAGAGCTGGCCGACGGCTACACGCTGTTCTGCCAGGCGCGTCCGGAATCGGACATGGTGGTGGAATCCACCGAAGTCCGCCTGGCCAGCGACATCCAGATCCGCAAGCTGCCTTCGCGCGTGCAGACGCTGGAGCGCGTGGCCCCGGACGTCACGGTGATCAAGCTGCAACTGCCGGCTTCCGAACAGTTCCGCTATTACGCGGGACAGTACATTGAAGTCATCCTCAAGGATGGCCGCCGCCGCAGTTATTCAATGGCTGGCGCGCCGCACACCGGCAGCCCGCTGGAACTGCATATCCGGCACATGCCGGGTGGCCTGTTCACCGATCACGTCTTCGGCGCGGGCGACACGCAGATGAAAGAACGCGAGATCCTGCGGCTGGAAGGGCCGTTCGGCTCGTTCTTCCTGCGCGAAGACAGCGACAAGCCGATCGTCCTGCTGGCCAGCGGCACGGGCTTTGCACCCGTGAAGGCCATCGTCGAGCACATGATCCACAAGAACATCAGCCGTCCTGTCACGCTGTATTGGGGCGGCCGCCGCCCGCAAGACCTGTACATGGACGCGCTGGCGCAATCCTGGTCGGGCCTGCTGCCGAACTTCAGCTATGTGCCGGTCGTGTCCAACGCCGTGCCGGAAGACGGCTGGACCGGTCGCACCGGCTTTGTCCACGAAGCCGTCATGCACGACATCGCCGACTTGTCCGGCCATCAGGTCTATGCCTGCGGCACGCCGTTGATGGTGGATGCCGCGCGCCGCGAATTCAGCGTGCAGAACGGCCTGCCGCCGGAAGAGTTCTACGCGGACGCCTTCACGTCCGAGGCCGACCTGGCGAAAGCCGCGTCGTAA
- a CDS encoding D-amino acid dehydrogenase, producing the protein MKVAVLGSGIIGISSAWWLNQAGHDVVVIDRCTGPAQETSLANGAQISVSYAEPWANPQAPLKLLKWMFQDNAPLLFRPQLDWRQWMWGLAFLRECLPGRLAPNIRAMVRMAEYSRATLRSMRAELGIEYDHLERGILNFYRDPHEFENSQRAAGLMRDFGVERRVVSADEVIAIEPALAPHRQTIVGGDYTPEDESGDVHLFTAALAERCAQAGVEFRYSTRATRLLTQGGAVQGIEIIEPDGRFGTLSADAYVVAMGSFSPNLLRPLGIPCNVYPAKGYSATFPVIRPDAAPTVSLTDSSHKIVFSRLGDRLRMAGTAELSGYSRSLNTGRCEALTHLAQELFPDALDFDRVSYWSGLRPSTPSNVPIIGRSRIPNLYINTGHGTLGWTMGVGSGRALADLLSGRRPEPEFPFLGL; encoded by the coding sequence ATGAAAGTAGCGGTATTGGGTAGCGGCATTATCGGAATCTCCAGCGCCTGGTGGCTGAATCAGGCCGGCCACGACGTCGTGGTCATTGATCGCTGCACCGGTCCCGCCCAGGAAACAAGCCTGGCCAACGGCGCGCAAATCTCGGTGTCCTATGCCGAACCCTGGGCCAATCCCCAGGCACCGCTCAAGCTGCTCAAATGGATGTTCCAGGACAACGCGCCGCTGCTGTTCCGGCCGCAGCTAGACTGGCGCCAATGGATGTGGGGCCTTGCCTTCCTGCGCGAATGCCTGCCCGGCCGTCTGGCACCGAACATCCGCGCCATGGTCCGCATGGCCGAATACAGCCGCGCCACCTTGCGCAGCATGCGCGCCGAACTAGGCATCGAATACGATCACCTTGAACGCGGCATCCTGAACTTCTATCGCGATCCCCATGAGTTCGAGAACTCGCAACGGGCCGCGGGCCTGATGCGCGATTTCGGCGTCGAACGCCGCGTCGTCAGCGCGGACGAAGTCATTGCCATCGAGCCTGCCCTGGCGCCGCACCGGCAGACCATCGTCGGCGGCGACTACACACCCGAAGACGAAAGCGGCGACGTTCATCTGTTCACGGCCGCGCTGGCCGAGCGTTGCGCCCAGGCGGGTGTTGAATTCCGCTACAGCACGCGGGCGACCCGCTTGCTGACCCAGGGCGGCGCCGTGCAGGGCATTGAAATCATTGAACCCGATGGGCGTTTTGGCACGCTCTCCGCCGACGCCTATGTCGTGGCAATGGGCAGCTTCAGCCCCAATCTGTTGCGGCCCTTGGGCATCCCCTGCAACGTTTACCCGGCCAAGGGTTATTCCGCGACGTTTCCGGTTATCAGGCCGGACGCCGCGCCCACGGTCAGCTTGACGGACAGCAGCCATAAAATCGTGTTTTCGCGCCTGGGCGACCGCTTGCGCATGGCGGGTACCGCAGAGCTGTCGGGATACTCCCGCAGCCTGAACACCGGCCGCTGCGAAGCCTTGACCCATCTGGCGCAAGAACTCTTTCCCGACGCGCTTGATTTCGATCGCGTCAGTTATTGGTCGGGCCTGCGCCCGTCCACCCCCTCGAATGTGCCCATCATCGGCCGCAGCCGCATCCCCAATTTGTATATCAATACGGGGCACGGTACGCTCGGTTGGACGATGGGTGTTGGCTCAGGCCGGGCTTTGGCCGATCTGCTCAGCGGACGGCGGCCAGAACCGGAATTCCCTTTTCTTGGTCTGTGA
- a CDS encoding extracellular solute-binding protein, giving the protein MKNLQLAGVARAMFASRRAWVFGAAMALAGVANAAPVEIQVWHALSDANKAEFEKLAKQYNKEQDEVSVKLRSFKTQDALNLEAVSAVKAKKAPNLVQLTDNHSPEVVAQHKAILPMYQLLAKYPIKDLNWFVPGTSSFTRDGKGRLLAFPWMAEVPVMFYNTASYKKAGLDPNKPARTWSELQAELLKLRDVADIDCPYASSDQVTVHLENLAPINGQQFTSNNNGLDAVTKKSAAPAMQFDTLYMRHISLMVSWKRSLLFMAHTGDASADKLFAKGECAVLTANSGAFGTFVNTKSLSFGVAPLPYYDQATKSAGQPFVSGSALWALEGHPQAQEKATAQFLAWLSKPVVAAEWHQRTGFLPLTEAAFRASDVSFYKSIPGAQSVIASMSNRPASNSRGFRMANYTRIEPVLNQQLNDAFEGKVPPVAALNNAASQARSIAAQR; this is encoded by the coding sequence ATGAAGAATCTGCAATTGGCGGGTGTGGCCCGCGCGATGTTCGCCAGCCGGCGTGCATGGGTATTTGGCGCCGCCATGGCGCTGGCGGGCGTGGCGAATGCCGCTCCCGTGGAAATCCAGGTCTGGCACGCCCTGTCGGACGCCAACAAGGCCGAGTTCGAAAAACTGGCCAAGCAATACAACAAAGAGCAGGACGAGGTCAGCGTCAAGCTGCGTAGCTTCAAAACGCAAGACGCCTTGAATCTGGAAGCCGTATCGGCCGTCAAGGCCAAGAAGGCGCCGAACCTGGTGCAACTGACCGACAACCATTCGCCGGAAGTCGTGGCGCAGCACAAGGCCATCCTGCCGATGTACCAGCTGCTGGCCAAGTACCCCATCAAGGACTTGAACTGGTTCGTGCCGGGCACCAGCAGTTTCACGCGCGACGGCAAGGGCCGCCTGCTTGCATTCCCCTGGATGGCTGAAGTGCCGGTGATGTTCTACAACACCGCCTCCTACAAAAAGGCCGGGCTGGATCCGAACAAGCCAGCTCGCACCTGGAGCGAGCTGCAAGCCGAACTGCTGAAGCTGCGCGACGTGGCCGACATTGACTGCCCCTACGCGTCGAGCGACCAGGTCACCGTGCACCTGGAGAACCTGGCCCCCATCAACGGCCAGCAGTTCACCAGCAACAACAATGGCCTGGACGCCGTCACCAAGAAAAGCGCCGCGCCCGCCATGCAGTTCGACACGCTCTACATGCGCCACATTTCGTTGATGGTCAGCTGGAAGCGTTCGCTGCTGTTCATGGCGCACACCGGCGACGCCTCGGCCGACAAGCTCTTCGCCAAGGGCGAGTGCGCCGTGCTGACCGCGAATTCCGGCGCCTTTGGCACGTTCGTGAACACCAAGTCGCTGTCGTTCGGCGTGGCACCGCTGCCTTACTACGACCAGGCCACCAAGTCGGCCGGCCAACCGTTTGTCAGCGGTTCGGCGTTGTGGGCGCTTGAAGGCCACCCGCAAGCCCAGGAAAAGGCCACCGCCCAGTTCCTCGCGTGGTTGTCCAAGCCGGTCGTCGCCGCCGAATGGCATCAGCGCACGGGTTTCCTGCCGCTGACCGAAGCCGCATTCCGCGCGTCCGACGTGTCGTTCTACAAGAGCATCCCGGGCGCACAGTCCGTGATCGCCTCGATGAGCAACCGTCCGGCCAGCAACAGCCGCGGCTTCCGCATGGCGAACTACACGCGCATCGAACCGGTGTTGAATCAACAACTGAATGATGCTTTCGAAGGCAAGGTTCCGCCCGTGGCGGCCTTGAACAATGCTGCCTCGCAGGCACGCAGCATCGCCGCGCAGCGCTGA
- a CDS encoding TcpQ domain-containing protein, with the protein MVRIFFLAAGLSCLGACTSWPATGGAGPAWHTTGSAARGFRFDWRLSGDPAVAPMQVFDDGNEVWLHFAPGQALPAIFGMREGLEHPLPYTRREPYAVVAGSWGALRFRGGRLSARAERDVDASVMASASAPASVSASTSASALPDATPSVAIPPSGVGELAARGPMGSAGGAPATAAATALDTAAGVTTTHSVPAMAASLSGDASAPARFYRAAPPDTTLRAVLARWAGDSGWTFYPRHWAVDVDIPLSASAEFSGDFKSAVRELLSATELGDKPLQPCFYGNQVLRVVPLAQSCSRAAVMQGGGA; encoded by the coding sequence ATGGTTCGAATCTTCTTCCTGGCGGCAGGCCTGTCCTGCCTGGGGGCCTGCACTAGCTGGCCCGCCACTGGCGGCGCGGGTCCCGCTTGGCACACCACGGGGTCCGCCGCGCGCGGCTTCCGTTTTGACTGGCGTTTGTCGGGCGATCCGGCGGTGGCGCCCATGCAGGTCTTCGACGATGGCAACGAGGTTTGGCTGCACTTCGCGCCGGGCCAGGCCTTGCCGGCAATCTTCGGCATGCGCGAAGGGCTTGAACATCCGTTGCCGTATACGCGGCGCGAGCCCTACGCGGTGGTTGCGGGTTCGTGGGGCGCTTTGCGGTTTCGCGGGGGCAGGCTGTCGGCCCGGGCTGAGCGTGATGTTGACGCGTCGGTCATGGCGTCTGCATCTGCACCCGCATCTGTGTCTGCATCCACATCAGCCTCCGCGCTGCCCGATGCCACGCCTTCGGTGGCAATCCCGCCGTCGGGCGTAGGCGAATTGGCTGCCCGTGGGCCCATGGGCAGCGCCGGTGGCGCCCCGGCAACGGCGGCAGCCACCGCGCTTGATACGGCTGCTGGTGTGACGACAACGCATTCCGTGCCTGCCATGGCTGCGTCCCTTTCCGGCGATGCCAGCGCACCGGCCCGCTTCTATCGCGCCGCCCCTCCCGACACCACCTTGCGCGCCGTGTTGGCTCGCTGGGCGGGCGATTCCGGCTGGACGTTCTATCCGCGGCACTGGGCCGTGGACGTCGATATCCCCCTGTCCGCGTCGGCTGAATTTTCCGGGGACTTCAAATCCGCTGTCCGTGAATTGCTCAGCGCAACCGAGCTTGGCGATAAGCCTTTGCAGCCCTGCTTCTACGGGAACCAGGTGCTGCGCGTGGTGCCTTTGGCCCAATCGTGTTCTCGCGCGGCCGTCATGCAAGGAGGTGGGGCATGA
- a CDS encoding type II secretion system protein GspD yields MSIFRMICVVATGALAGCVASQQAADLNRAAKDRLAVVSGRHQAFADALSDRQARIAAQDVAAPWVAGAPQPLAREVSLPSALRENVPTTLMLADETDLFALAQRLGAATGIPVRVQPEALLPIEQFLPRLAVTGGLSLPAPLRMEVQDGPLPLADLLDALAARFSVHWRYVRNALEFYRTETRVFDVRALSLASAVDVRLGRSGSEDGEGFESTSNTTLSAKEHNAVAVLRASIVPFLTRSGLVADAVDGASSIVVTDTPEALERVAHYLERENKAMTRRVRLVFEEITVIVKQSASGGLDWNALYAAAGSSARYVVPAAAALGAGTLEASVGRGPLQGSQAIVSALSTMGAIVRHSKVPVLTLNRRPVTHAVRTTFSYIDRVQSTAVPGTTSGGANGSLPAVSITQKEETVGSFLTLVPDIQQDGQILLSVAYDNAVAQPLKTITFGERGNQVQVQQITIDGNGTVQQIELRPGQPVILSGFDRSTDQHDRQRLAPGMPLIAGGQDSAAQERETTLMLVTAQVEEGY; encoded by the coding sequence ATGAGCATTTTTCGAATGATCTGCGTTGTCGCCACCGGTGCGCTGGCGGGCTGCGTGGCGTCTCAACAAGCTGCGGATCTGAACCGCGCGGCGAAGGATCGGCTTGCCGTCGTCTCGGGCCGTCATCAAGCATTTGCCGATGCGCTGTCCGACCGTCAGGCGCGCATCGCCGCGCAGGACGTGGCCGCGCCGTGGGTGGCCGGCGCACCGCAGCCTTTGGCTCGCGAAGTGTCGCTGCCGTCCGCCTTGCGCGAAAACGTGCCCACCACGCTGATGCTCGCCGACGAAACCGACCTGTTTGCCCTTGCACAGCGCTTGGGCGCCGCCACCGGTATTCCGGTGCGCGTGCAACCGGAAGCCTTGCTTCCCATTGAACAGTTCTTGCCGCGCCTGGCCGTCACCGGAGGCTTGTCCCTGCCTGCCCCCCTCCGCATGGAGGTCCAGGACGGCCCCTTGCCGCTTGCCGACTTGCTGGACGCGCTTGCCGCGCGCTTCTCGGTGCATTGGCGCTACGTGCGCAACGCGCTGGAATTCTATCGAACCGAAACCCGGGTATTCGACGTGCGCGCGCTGTCGCTTGCCAGCGCGGTCGATGTGCGGTTGGGGCGATCGGGCAGCGAAGACGGCGAGGGCTTTGAAAGCACGTCCAACACCACCTTGTCGGCCAAGGAACACAACGCCGTGGCGGTGCTGCGCGCAAGCATCGTGCCGTTCCTGACCCGTTCGGGCTTGGTCGCCGACGCCGTGGACGGGGCATCTTCCATTGTTGTCACCGATACTCCCGAAGCGCTGGAGCGCGTGGCGCACTACCTTGAGCGCGAGAACAAGGCCATGACTCGACGCGTGCGTCTCGTCTTCGAGGAAATCACCGTCATCGTCAAACAATCGGCATCGGGCGGCCTGGACTGGAATGCGCTTTACGCCGCGGCGGGTTCGTCGGCGCGCTATGTCGTGCCCGCCGCGGCGGCTTTGGGGGCGGGCACGCTGGAAGCGTCGGTGGGCAGGGGCCCGCTGCAAGGCTCGCAAGCCATTGTTTCGGCGCTTAGCACCATGGGCGCGATCGTGCGGCACAGCAAGGTTCCTGTGCTCACGTTGAACCGGCGGCCGGTCACCCACGCGGTCCGCACCACGTTCTCGTACATCGATCGCGTGCAAAGCACTGCCGTCCCAGGCACCACATCGGGAGGCGCCAACGGATCGTTGCCCGCCGTCTCCATCACCCAGAAAGAAGAAACCGTGGGCTCGTTCCTGACGCTCGTGCCCGACATCCAGCAAGACGGCCAGATCTTGCTGTCCGTGGCCTACGACAACGCGGTCGCGCAACCCTTGAAAACCATCACGTTCGGCGAGCGCGGCAACCAGGTCCAGGTGCAGCAGATCACGATCGACGGCAATGGCACGGTGCAGCAGATTGAACTGCGCCCTGGCCAGCCCGTCATCCTGTCCGGCTTCGACCGCAGCACGGACCAACACGACCGCCAGCGCCTGGCGCCTGGCATGCCCCTGATCGCGGGCGGGCAGGACAGCGCGGCGCAAGAGCGCGAGACCACGCTGATGCTGGTCACGGCGCAGGTTGAAGAAGGGTATTGA
- a CDS encoding type 4b pilus protein PilO2, with amino-acid sequence MKRAPLPFLLDCPGASHQLAFGLRWLALIGSDVPALARARGRRLRATHFIVGGSPATMAGFGRLRSSWRIRGQGERARHRNKPPVQSAAQLYASLYPLGGYCLIPLPGGRYWLAAAQDGVVLSQADRVFDSRDDAAQAQARLREQRPGLVEHDADAAWAALLRAEIPGARMARLPSRWAGVPFALRLFLACLAVSALAPPLWRAVSSYVFPEQQAPRASEAVPTGQPNLYQSMLSATAAHGPLEVSRLLRSVGELPVQVQGWALRRAQCDAQTSGWNCVAVYVRAHPQATNLRLYARLPPGWQVSFKPMDEATLAWQIASPPVPLTALTLPTALHVDTELVAILQGLRPAFSSMTLAPAIALSLPALLSTPTTAGVDAANAALANPLPVLRRRALRLQGPLRSLALLPAAIAPARWSRLMVDVQPQHRPTLVASTLVAELQGDLYEQD; translated from the coding sequence ATGAAACGAGCCCCGCTTCCCTTCCTGCTTGATTGTCCCGGCGCCAGCCACCAATTGGCGTTCGGCTTGCGGTGGCTGGCGCTGATCGGTTCCGACGTCCCGGCATTGGCGCGCGCCCGTGGGCGCAGGCTTCGGGCCACGCATTTCATCGTCGGCGGGTCTCCTGCCACCATGGCTGGCTTTGGCCGCTTGCGTTCATCATGGCGCATCCGCGGGCAGGGCGAGCGGGCGCGGCATCGCAACAAACCTCCGGTCCAGTCCGCCGCACAGCTTTACGCGTCGTTGTATCCGTTGGGCGGATATTGCCTGATCCCCCTTCCAGGTGGCCGTTATTGGCTGGCGGCCGCACAAGACGGCGTAGTGCTGTCGCAAGCAGACCGGGTGTTCGATTCCCGGGACGATGCCGCGCAGGCCCAGGCACGTTTGCGGGAGCAACGCCCCGGTTTGGTCGAGCACGATGCCGATGCGGCATGGGCTGCGCTGCTGCGGGCCGAGATTCCCGGCGCACGGATGGCGCGCCTGCCGTCACGCTGGGCGGGGGTGCCGTTTGCCCTGCGCCTGTTTCTGGCTTGCCTGGCCGTGTCGGCCCTTGCACCCCCGCTATGGCGCGCGGTGTCGTCCTATGTTTTCCCTGAGCAACAGGCCCCGCGTGCCTCGGAGGCCGTGCCGACGGGTCAGCCAAACCTTTATCAGTCGATGCTTAGTGCAACGGCCGCGCATGGGCCTCTTGAGGTGTCGCGGTTGCTGCGCAGTGTTGGAGAACTGCCGGTTCAGGTACAAGGCTGGGCGCTGCGTCGCGCGCAGTGCGATGCCCAAACCAGCGGCTGGAACTGCGTGGCGGTCTATGTGCGCGCGCATCCGCAAGCCACGAACCTGCGGCTGTACGCCCGGTTGCCGCCGGGGTGGCAGGTGTCGTTCAAGCCCATGGATGAAGCCACCCTGGCGTGGCAGATCGCGTCGCCGCCAGTTCCTTTGACGGCCTTGACGCTGCCCACTGCATTGCATGTCGACACCGAGCTTGTCGCCATATTGCAGGGTTTGCGGCCCGCCTTTTCGTCTATGACCTTGGCGCCCGCCATCGCGTTGTCGTTGCCTGCGCTCTTGTCCACGCCCACGACTGCTGGCGTGGACGCCGCCAATGCCGCGCTGGCAAACCCCTTGCCCGTACTGCGGCGGCGCGCACTGCGCCTGCAAGGGCCTTTGCGATCGCTTGCGCTGTTGCCCGCCGCCATCGCGCCGGCGCGATGGTCGCGCCTGATGGTCGATGTGCAGCCTCAACACCGGCCCACCTTGGTCGCCAGCACGCTGGTCGCCGAGCTTCAAGGAGATTTGTATGAACAGGATTAG
- a CDS encoding ATPase, T2SS/T4P/T4SS family, producing the protein MPLKIHVPPALQTADDVARLNPPFARALAREFDLASLAGRLCPVLLDNGDAAIFAVKEYVQGDAVDELQRMVIAAGYRLADPARYALPAPLLLMIARGQLTAAGLGRRGAGPQAERTSGLAAMFMDIVRWGVMQGASDVHINVNRRQEACDIRYTINGDYVGTHRFVGLSNETLLEVLAVAWMDVRGGNGAVFDSTVEQQGRIATTVDGIPVVLRWASLATDAGPSVCLRILRLDATADGDLQALGYPVQQISTLLRARDRDGGAIVLAGVVGSGKSTTIASLMRGIEPTRKVITLEDPVEYLIANALQNTLGSALSESAWPAFDAKLKTIKRSAMNDLLIGEIRDVNTGRAFMDLASSGVSLYATTHAGTAAMIPERLASDAIGVSRDVLATPGILKLLVYQTLLPRLCAGCALPIDSLWLGREAVAPSEGAPDWRTWIAGILNAYQLDGSALRVRNAAGCPQCRRAQLPDLNGTAGRCVAAEMIEPERTEGFLERVRVRDNLGLSQLAGCAVRDGADWRESALRGTRALDCALHKVSIGEVDPRALLRRFDLPLTPSVVAARAAFHDLGQGRS; encoded by the coding sequence ATGCCCCTGAAAATCCACGTACCGCCGGCCTTGCAAACTGCCGATGACGTTGCTCGCCTGAATCCTCCCTTTGCACGTGCGCTGGCACGTGAATTCGATCTGGCCTCTTTGGCCGGCCGGCTCTGCCCGGTGCTTCTGGACAACGGCGATGCGGCGATTTTCGCCGTCAAGGAATATGTTCAGGGCGATGCCGTCGACGAACTGCAACGCATGGTGATCGCGGCGGGATACCGCTTGGCTGATCCGGCGCGCTATGCGTTGCCCGCGCCCTTGCTGCTGATGATCGCCCGTGGGCAACTGACGGCGGCCGGATTGGGCCGGCGCGGCGCGGGGCCGCAGGCCGAACGCACCTCGGGCCTGGCCGCCATGTTCATGGATATCGTCCGCTGGGGCGTCATGCAAGGCGCCAGCGACGTGCACATCAATGTGAATCGACGGCAAGAGGCCTGCGACATCCGCTACACGATCAACGGCGACTACGTCGGCACGCATCGGTTTGTGGGCTTGTCCAACGAGACCCTGCTGGAAGTGCTTGCGGTGGCGTGGATGGATGTGCGCGGCGGCAACGGCGCCGTATTTGATTCCACCGTCGAGCAGCAAGGACGCATCGCCACCACCGTCGACGGCATTCCTGTCGTCCTGCGGTGGGCGTCGCTGGCCACCGATGCCGGGCCTTCAGTCTGCCTGCGCATCCTGCGTCTGGACGCCACCGCCGACGGTGACCTGCAAGCGTTGGGGTATCCGGTCCAGCAAATTTCAACCCTGTTGCGCGCCCGCGACCGTGATGGAGGAGCCATCGTGCTGGCCGGGGTGGTGGGGTCGGGCAAATCCACCACCATCGCCAGCCTGATGCGCGGCATCGAGCCCACGCGCAAGGTCATCACGCTGGAAGATCCGGTGGAATACCTCATTGCCAATGCCTTGCAGAACACCCTGGGCAGCGCATTGTCGGAATCCGCCTGGCCCGCGTTCGACGCCAAGCTCAAGACAATCAAGCGATCCGCGATGAACGATCTGCTGATCGGCGAGATCCGTGATGTCAACACCGGCCGCGCGTTCATGGACCTTGCCAGTTCGGGCGTCAGCCTTTACGCCACCACGCACGCGGGCACGGCCGCCATGATTCCCGAACGTCTTGCGTCAGACGCCATCGGTGTGTCGCGGGACGTACTGGCAACGCCGGGCATTCTGAAGCTGCTGGTCTATCAGACCCTGTTGCCACGCTTGTGCGCCGGTTGCGCGTTGCCGATAGACAGCCTGTGGCTAGGGCGCGAAGCGGTGGCGCCGTCCGAAGGCGCGCCGGATTGGCGGACATGGATAGCGGGCATCTTGAACGCCTATCAACTGGATGGCTCAGCACTACGGGTCAGGAACGCGGCGGGATGCCCGCAATGCCGGCGTGCGCAATTACCGGATTTGAATGGCACGGCAGGCCGTTGCGTTGCCGCCGAAATGATCGAGCCCGAACGCACGGAAGGCTTTCTGGAGCGCGTACGCGTGCGCGACAACCTGGGTTTGAGTCAGCTGGCCGGTTGCGCAGTGCGAGACGGTGCCGACTGGCGCGAATCGGCCCTGCGCGGAACGCGAGCGCTGGACTGCGCATTGCACAAGGTCAGCATCGGCGAGGTGGACCCACGTGCGCTGTTGCGCCGCTTCGACCTGCCGTTGACGCCCAGCGTCGTTGCGGCGCGTGCTGCTTTCCATGACCTTGGACAGGGGCGCTCATGA